A stretch of Aureispira sp. CCB-E DNA encodes these proteins:
- a CDS encoding Hsp70 family protein, producing MARTKIDYGIDLGTTNSAISRMEKGEPVIKKTDTLKDTMPSCVYINKKKAIQVGDSAYNALKREKLKLMKTSGKAETNAFIEFKRTMGTEKKYKSSHLDKELLSEELSAEVLKTLKSFIGDENFHSAVITVPAAFKINQIDATRKAAKLAGFKQIQVLQEPVAASMAYGLNSEQKDGYWLVFDFGGGTFDSALLKVEDGIMKVIDTEGDNYLGGKDLDYAVVDKIIIPYIEENFSISSIKNDNNEFQALRDAMKFYGEEAKIKLSFNETYNILSDLGDIPGEDDDGEEFELDITVNQDDIKNALAPVFQKAIDICLELLKRNNLQGSSLDTLLLVGGPTHSPILRKMLEEQICKPNASVDPMTVVAKGAALYASTISVSDEIIEETMDKTKVQLGIDNDTSSVESELFVPVKMLKDKMEGTIPDSVFVEFVTSDGSWSSGKVEVNEIGDIIEVQLQEGKMNVFNVITYDSNGDKLECEPTSFNVIQGSVVGDATLPYNIGIEVVDRDSGKNVFKTIKGLEKTKTLPATGVSNGLKTLTQIRPGLKDDFIEISIFQGENDAEGTPAILNHHVNTIYITGEDFPSLLPVNSEVDITLKIDVSQKITGKAYFPYLDFTYDFECETKVDDIETDWLSRQLDNAHRNIEELKQKDVSPEILEKAQKDISKIEEEFNKNKEDTDTKQKTLSNLRKTLKVVEDVSGSVEWPELEKKLKDAFYELEEINQKRGNDQTLQVVEKLRSDVNQAIQTQDKKNTPQLIEVIRQFTFELERLEHLIGFILYVKEEFNSIAWRDRHAATRLINEGLKKASETPSVADLQPIVNDLYVNAQFDKKGNDTGGNGGPPKNVLQG from the coding sequence ATGGCTAGAACAAAAATTGATTATGGAATTGATTTAGGAACTACAAATTCCGCAATTTCTAGAATGGAAAAGGGCGAACCTGTTATAAAGAAAACGGACACTCTTAAGGACACTATGCCTTCATGTGTTTATATAAACAAAAAAAAGGCAATTCAAGTTGGTGATTCAGCTTATAATGCTCTGAAAAGAGAAAAGTTGAAATTGATGAAAACTTCGGGTAAAGCTGAAACTAATGCATTTATCGAGTTCAAGAGGACAATGGGAACTGAAAAAAAATATAAGAGCTCTCATTTAGATAAAGAATTATTATCAGAAGAGTTATCTGCTGAAGTTCTTAAAACTTTGAAGTCTTTTATTGGAGATGAGAATTTTCATTCGGCAGTAATTACTGTACCTGCTGCATTTAAAATTAATCAAATAGATGCAACAAGAAAAGCTGCAAAGCTAGCAGGTTTTAAGCAAATACAAGTACTACAAGAACCAGTTGCAGCATCAATGGCTTATGGATTAAATAGTGAGCAGAAAGATGGTTATTGGTTAGTATTTGATTTTGGTGGAGGTACATTTGACTCAGCACTTTTGAAAGTAGAAGATGGCATTATGAAGGTTATTGATACTGAAGGTGACAACTATTTGGGAGGGAAAGATTTAGATTATGCTGTTGTAGATAAAATTATCATTCCTTATATAGAAGAAAACTTTAGTATAAGTTCAATTAAGAATGATAATAATGAATTTCAGGCACTAAGAGATGCTATGAAATTTTATGGAGAAGAAGCAAAGATTAAACTATCTTTTAATGAAACGTATAATATTTTATCTGATTTAGGGGATATCCCAGGAGAAGACGATGATGGAGAAGAGTTTGAACTAGATATTACAGTTAATCAAGATGATATTAAAAATGCTCTTGCTCCTGTCTTTCAGAAAGCTATTGATATATGCCTTGAATTACTAAAGCGGAATAATCTTCAAGGAAGTTCTTTAGATACTTTGTTGTTGGTTGGAGGACCAACCCATTCTCCTATTCTACGAAAAATGTTAGAAGAACAAATATGTAAGCCTAATGCAAGTGTCGACCCTATGACTGTAGTAGCAAAAGGGGCTGCTTTATATGCTTCTACGATAAGTGTTTCAGATGAAATAATAGAAGAAACAATGGATAAAACTAAGGTTCAGCTAGGAATTGATAATGATACAAGTTCCGTTGAATCTGAGCTTTTTGTACCTGTTAAAATGCTAAAAGATAAAATGGAAGGCACAATTCCAGATAGTGTTTTTGTTGAGTTTGTTACTAGTGATGGAAGTTGGTCAAGTGGCAAGGTAGAAGTCAATGAAATAGGTGATATAATAGAAGTTCAATTACAAGAAGGGAAAATGAATGTGTTTAATGTCATTACCTATGATAGTAATGGAGATAAGCTAGAGTGTGAGCCTACTAGTTTTAATGTAATACAGGGTTCTGTAGTTGGAGATGCAACTTTGCCCTATAATATTGGTATTGAGGTGGTTGATAGGGATTCAGGTAAGAATGTTTTTAAAACGATTAAAGGTTTAGAAAAAACTAAGACACTACCTGCAACAGGAGTAAGCAATGGGTTGAAAACTCTAACACAAATCAGACCAGGGTTGAAAGATGATTTTATTGAAATTTCAATATTTCAAGGAGAGAATGATGCTGAGGGGACTCCTGCAATTTTAAATCATCATGTGAACACTATTTACATAACAGGAGAGGATTTTCCATCATTATTACCTGTAAATAGTGAAGTTGATATTACCCTTAAAATAGATGTTTCTCAGAAAATTACAGGAAAAGCATATTTCCCATATCTAGATTTTACTTATGATTTTGAATGTGAGACAAAGGTTGATGATATTGAAACCGACTGGTTGTCTAGACAACTTGATAATGCCCATAGAAATATAGAAGAGCTAAAGCAAAAAGATGTAAGTCCTGAAATTCTAGAGAAAGCTCAGAAAGATATTTCTAAAATAGAAGAAGAGTTCAATAAAAATAAAGAGGATACTGATACAAAACAAAAAACCTTATCAAACCTACGAAAAACATTAAAGGTAGTTGAAGATGTATCTGGATCGGTGGAATGGCCAGAGCTAGAAAAGAAGTTGAAAGATGCATTTTATGAGCTAGAAGAGATAAATCAAAAGAGAGGAAATGACCAAACTTTACAAGTAGTAGAGAAGTTAAGGAGTGATGTTAATCAAGCAATACAAACTCAGGATAAGAAAAATACACCTCAATTAATTGAAGTTATTAGGCAATTCACATTTGAATTAGAAAGGTTGGAGCATTTAATTGGATTTATTTTATATGTGAAGGAAGAGTTTAATTCTATAGCTTGGCGAGATCGTCATGCTGCAACACGATTAATAAATGAAGGGCTTAAAAAAGCTTCAGAGACTCCTAGTGTTGCTGATTTGCAACCTATAGTTAATGATCTTTATGTTAATGCTCAGTTTGATAAGAAAGGGAATGACACTGGAGGAAATGGTGGACCTCCTAAAAATGTTTTACAAGGTTAA
- a CDS encoding Hsp70 family protein yields the protein MKVDYGIYLGHNSASIARMEAGSPIVLKSDTLKDSIPMCVYFNKKGGVQVGDSAYNALKMEQVRSIKTSSGSRNNAFVEFTRTLGTDKKYYSSHADKEFRSEELLAEVIKKLCSFDSSMKINAAFLTIPAAFKINQIAAVKRAGRLAGLKQVEIIQEPVAAAITYGLNSKSKNGFWLVFDFGGGTFDSALLKVEDGIQKVVDSEGDNHLGGKNLDFAIVDNLIIPHIEDNYSIEYILGDSSKRVEYRNSLKFFAEEIKNNLSFNKEYSIYVDPGDCGEDDDGAEIEIDLVVSQDQLEKVLRPIFQKAINCSLELLERNNLKGFALDTLVLVGEETYSPILRKMLREQICEPDSSIDPTTAIAKGAALYASTIDLNQEIVERSKMDSKIQLEVSCESTSVETEEFVTIKILEDETQVVIPEIIYAEIIRGDNAWTSGKIEINTIGEVLEVQLKEEDTNIFGITLFDDKGNLLDCEPSSFTIIQGIRVTDSMNTLPYNIGIEIKDKNFGKDIFSTIRGLEKNKSLPVLGVLSGLKTQYPIRPGVESDIFKIGLYQGEHDADGARAILSHYTCSVRITGKDIPTLLPKGSEVDLTISINSSQEMVVQVYFPYLNYSTEAEVSLMTNQKLETSWLANEIKKAKLELSYLKKYHSDSKLSELELELFDIEDKFNKNLNDVDNKQEVLRLLRKVIKEIDNHFNSSDKNILTSIEMVEDLLFQLAEDGYLSSSEFQKYFEQIYEMKSKENISIDTLLSIHDTLKQYEQKK from the coding sequence TTGAAAGTAGACTATGGAATATATTTAGGACATAACTCAGCCTCTATCGCTAGAATGGAGGCAGGGAGTCCTATTGTTTTAAAGAGTGATACTTTAAAGGATTCTATTCCTATGTGTGTGTATTTCAATAAAAAAGGAGGTGTACAAGTGGGGGATTCTGCTTATAATGCTCTAAAGATGGAGCAAGTTAGGTCAATTAAAACTTCCAGTGGTTCTAGAAATAATGCTTTTGTTGAATTTACTCGAACATTAGGAACAGATAAGAAGTATTATAGCTCTCATGCTGACAAAGAATTTAGATCTGAAGAGTTATTAGCAGAGGTTATTAAGAAATTATGTTCTTTTGATTCTTCTATGAAGATTAATGCTGCTTTTTTAACTATACCTGCTGCATTTAAAATTAATCAAATTGCTGCTGTAAAAAGAGCTGGGCGATTAGCAGGGCTTAAACAAGTAGAGATTATTCAAGAACCTGTTGCTGCTGCAATTACATATGGGCTTAACTCGAAAAGTAAAAATGGATTCTGGTTAGTATTTGATTTTGGAGGAGGGACTTTTGATTCAGCTTTACTAAAAGTTGAGGATGGGATCCAAAAAGTAGTTGATTCTGAAGGAGATAATCATTTAGGTGGGAAAAATTTAGATTTTGCAATAGTAGATAATCTTATTATTCCTCATATTGAAGATAATTATTCTATAGAATATATATTAGGTGATTCTTCAAAGAGAGTGGAATATAGAAACTCGCTAAAGTTCTTTGCTGAAGAAATTAAAAACAATCTTTCATTTAATAAGGAATATAGTATATATGTCGATCCTGGAGATTGTGGAGAAGATGATGATGGAGCAGAAATTGAAATTGATTTAGTTGTTTCTCAAGATCAACTAGAAAAAGTTTTAAGACCTATTTTTCAAAAAGCTATCAATTGTAGTTTGGAATTACTTGAAAGGAATAATCTTAAAGGATTTGCACTTGATACATTGGTGTTAGTTGGAGAAGAGACTTATTCTCCTATCTTAAGAAAGATGTTAAGAGAACAAATTTGTGAACCAGATTCAAGTATTGATCCTACAACAGCTATTGCAAAGGGAGCAGCATTGTATGCTTCTACAATTGATTTAAATCAAGAAATAGTCGAAAGAAGCAAAATGGATTCAAAAATTCAGTTAGAAGTTAGTTGTGAATCAACATCTGTAGAAACTGAAGAGTTTGTGACTATAAAAATTTTAGAAGATGAAACTCAAGTTGTAATCCCTGAAATAATCTATGCTGAAATTATAAGGGGAGATAATGCTTGGACAAGTGGAAAAATAGAGATTAATACAATTGGAGAGGTGTTAGAAGTTCAACTGAAAGAGGAGGATACAAATATCTTTGGTATTACACTTTTTGATGATAAAGGCAATCTCTTAGATTGTGAGCCAAGTAGTTTTACAATAATACAAGGTATTAGAGTAACAGATTCCATGAATACGTTACCATATAATATTGGAATTGAAATTAAAGATAAAAATTTTGGGAAAGATATATTTTCTACAATACGAGGTCTAGAAAAAAACAAGTCATTGCCTGTTTTGGGAGTGTTAAGTGGATTAAAAACTCAATATCCGATACGACCAGGTGTAGAATCTGATATTTTTAAAATTGGCTTGTATCAAGGAGAACATGATGCAGATGGAGCTAGGGCTATTTTAAGTCATTATACATGTAGCGTTAGAATTACAGGAAAAGATATACCAACTCTCTTGCCAAAAGGAAGTGAAGTGGATTTGACAATTTCAATTAATAGTTCTCAAGAAATGGTTGTACAGGTTTATTTCCCTTATTTGAATTATTCAACTGAGGCTGAGGTGTCCTTGATGACAAATCAAAAATTAGAAACAAGTTGGTTAGCTAATGAGATTAAAAAAGCAAAATTAGAACTTAGTTATTTGAAAAAATATCATTCTGACTCAAAATTATCTGAATTAGAATTAGAACTGTTTGATATTGAGGATAAGTTCAATAAAAACTTGAACGATGTTGATAATAAGCAAGAAGTTTTGAGGTTACTAAGAAAAGTAATTAAAGAAATAGATAATCATTTTAATAGTAGTGATAAAAATATATTGACATCAATAGAAATGGTGGAAGACTTATTATTCCAATTGGCAGAGGACGGATATCTGAGCAGTTCTGAGTTTCAAAAATATTTTGAGCAAATATACGAGATGAAATCAAAAGAGAATATTAGCATAGACACACTTTTATCTATACATGATACTTTAAAGCAGTATGAACAAAAAAAATAA
- a CDS encoding AAA family ATPase, which yields MNKKNKGILPKGYILNSKYTINFFLKKGDYAESYRVKDDADKMKFLKLIAFANLHRTQYNSDGNILEIEIAKNINHSSLIKYCEDGEIAYEGQKYAYLVLDFISGETVADKMSREETLNQYEAKDIIIDVLEGLDYLHTQNTPIIHNEITNLNVMMDLSQNIPKAKVIDFGYARFLSQSTKDFYTEGLNPFYMSPESFNNVFSVRSDIFSVGALYYHMLVGLPPWFVEMSNYKSDKEKLAELIDVERKKKLRISDPDIKVDEYTFKVIQKALAPKAENRFKSAKEFLQALNGEYDFESTPIATQKKEKIAVKKEVQAGKGFSAIAGMQELKDMITLDIIDALNDRERYEEYGLTIPNGMLLYGPPGCGKTFFAEKMAEEIGFNFFQIKPSDIQSKWVNASQENIKQLFDEARENAPSIIFIDELDALVPNRDDSGVHHMNSSVVNEFLAQMNNCGEDGLFVVGATNRPNSIDPAILRAGRLDKVIYLPPPDLEARRLMFKLHLEKRPIEVGFDYLALANATENFVSSDIKFLCDEGARTALKRKSRISKEIMLNVIRKNKPSISLSELKNYEVMKERWKVKK from the coding sequence ATGAACAAAAAAAATAAAGGCATATTACCCAAGGGATATATTCTCAACTCAAAGTATACAATTAACTTCTTTCTTAAGAAAGGGGATTACGCAGAGAGTTATAGAGTCAAAGATGATGCAGATAAAATGAAGTTTCTAAAGCTTATTGCTTTTGCTAATCTTCATCGTACGCAGTATAATTCAGATGGAAACATTTTGGAAATAGAAATTGCCAAAAATATTAATCATTCAAGTTTAATTAAGTATTGTGAAGATGGAGAAATAGCCTATGAAGGGCAAAAGTATGCCTATTTAGTTTTAGATTTTATTAGTGGTGAGACTGTAGCAGATAAGATGAGTAGAGAGGAAACTTTAAATCAATATGAAGCTAAGGATATTATTATTGATGTTTTGGAAGGGTTAGATTACTTACATACTCAAAATACTCCAATCATTCATAATGAAATTACGAACTTGAATGTGATGATGGATTTATCTCAAAACATTCCAAAAGCGAAAGTTATAGATTTTGGTTATGCAAGGTTTTTAAGTCAATCAACTAAGGATTTTTATACTGAGGGGTTAAATCCTTTTTACATGTCTCCAGAGTCCTTCAATAATGTATTTTCTGTTCGTAGTGATATATTTTCAGTTGGGGCTCTTTACTATCACATGTTGGTTGGTCTTCCTCCTTGGTTTGTTGAGATGTCAAATTATAAGTCTGACAAAGAAAAATTAGCCGAACTAATTGATGTTGAACGAAAGAAAAAACTTAGAATATCTGACCCTGACATTAAAGTTGATGAATACACGTTTAAAGTTATTCAAAAGGCTTTAGCTCCAAAAGCAGAGAATAGATTTAAGTCTGCAAAAGAGTTTCTCCAAGCTCTAAATGGAGAGTATGATTTTGAAAGTACACCAATAGCTACTCAGAAAAAAGAAAAAATAGCTGTTAAAAAGGAAGTTCAAGCGGGGAAAGGATTTTCTGCAATTGCAGGGATGCAAGAGCTTAAAGATATGATAACATTGGATATCATAGATGCCTTGAATGATCGAGAACGATATGAAGAATATGGATTGACTATACCAAATGGTATGTTACTGTATGGACCACCTGGATGTGGTAAAACTTTCTTTGCTGAAAAAATGGCAGAAGAAATAGGATTTAACTTTTTTCAAATTAAACCTTCAGATATTCAAAGCAAATGGGTAAATGCTAGTCAAGAGAACATAAAGCAACTATTTGATGAGGCTAGAGAGAATGCCCCTAGCATCATCTTTATTGATGAATTAGATGCTTTAGTTCCTAATAGAGATGATTCAGGAGTCCATCATATGAATTCATCAGTAGTCAATGAATTTTTAGCTCAAATGAATAATTGTGGAGAAGATGGTTTGTTTGTTGTTGGGGCCACCAATCGACCTAATTCTATTGATCCTGCAATTTTAAGAGCAGGACGCTTAGATAAGGTTATTTATTTGCCTCCTCCCGATTTAGAGGCAAGAAGACTTATGTTTAAGTTACACTTAGAGAAGCGACCAATTGAAGTAGGGTTTGATTATTTGGCATTAGCAAATGCTACTGAAAACTTTGTATCAAGTGATATTAAGTTTTTGTGTGATGAGGGAGCAAGAACAGCTCTTAAACGAAAATCAAGAATTTCTAAGGAGATTATGTTGAATGTTATTAGAAAAAATAAGCCATCCATTTCGCTTTCAGAATTGAAGAATTATGAAGTGATGAAGGAAAGATGGAAAGTTAAGAAATAA
- a CDS encoding TerB family tellurite resistance protein, whose protein sequence is MEKLSFENLLLKTAFCCMACDGDIDQKEVEYIKALSNGTKVFGEGNVTERMNSLREEINNDGHQFLRSFFIELNGASLSEEEEMKVVEVAIDTIKADNEIEYSEVKFFKIIRSKLNISNDKILADHPDFEEYLEQDIISTSYLLKLQDSYFNSQALPKFEPIQAIDEKTLKDLENNKGE, encoded by the coding sequence ATGGAAAAGCTATCATTTGAAAATTTACTACTAAAAACAGCATTTTGCTGTATGGCTTGTGATGGAGATATAGATCAAAAAGAAGTAGAATATATTAAAGCATTGTCTAATGGGACAAAGGTGTTTGGAGAAGGGAATGTTACAGAAAGAATGAATTCCTTGAGAGAGGAGATTAATAATGATGGTCATCAATTCCTTAGAAGCTTTTTTATAGAGTTAAATGGAGCATCTTTGTCAGAAGAGGAAGAAATGAAAGTTGTTGAAGTTGCAATTGATACGATTAAGGCTGATAATGAAATTGAGTATAGTGAAGTTAAGTTCTTTAAAATTATTCGTTCAAAACTCAATATTTCTAATGATAAGATTTTAGCAGATCATCCTGACTTTGAAGAATATCTTGAGCAAGATATCATTAGTACTTCATATTTGTTGAAGCTGCAAGATAGTTATTTTAATTCTCAAGCTTTGCCTAAGTTCGAGCCTATTCAGGCTATTGATGAAAAAACATTAAAAGATCTTGAAAACAATAAAGGCGAATAG
- a CDS encoding DUF6804 family protein produces MEKPIKIFLACILFVCLLKMPYGFYQLVRVAALIGVAILAYIESQAGKMEMVRLYLGLALLFQPLL; encoded by the coding sequence ATGGAGAAACCAATTAAGATTTTCTTGGCTTGTATTCTTTTTGTTTGTTTATTAAAAATGCCTTATGGTTTTTATCAATTAGTTCGAGTTGCTGCATTAATAGGGGTTGCTATTCTAGCTTATATTGAGAGTCAAGCAGGAAAGATGGAAATGGTGAGATTGTATTTAGGGTTAGCTTTACTTTTTCAACCCCTTCTATAA
- a CDS encoding RNA-directed DNA polymerase has protein sequence MSFKKYFNFANLRLAWERMLRWTDPTVKDYWGIKVFESNLDQKLNQLSQKLINGEYAPIRPQKFYVPKPSGTQRTKTKLMVQDALVYQAIVNIIAYESYEKLSEYDYCVFGNVLNEEVEEGVELLSSVDSEKTPTFFFFKSYPNLYNDFATFVNTIIVEDEIRFKLETDITGFFDTIPHFRLLSKLSDEYSVEDEILELLSDCLDCWSGTREQETFDIGIPQGPDPSFFLANIILHDLDVLMEEKGVDGYCRYMDDIRIYDNDTNNLFSAMIEIDKYLKGYALSLNSSKTQIKEILDKDSDDSIIDFHVDYESADMEVSKILDKLYKEHGLEDKFSHQAKRTTKNKKITYEEVSGKENIIKFWKEELSFVENRFPIFIDNNSQGQLELIATKSNVERKFLDLAFKYRIALQNLKSLINVEETESNGETPSLMSLVKIEDIESYENTLKYWLFLLNQYPWRAYHYCMVLNEFPTDENLKKGLFKLIETFQFYEWTVHHLFLTLSISQKFEETELDALIDSISRYTDYGKVGLYKLLIYHCETELLNSKLYSLLQKEPNKYLKKELIDFFIEKRSGNFDSNDLFKSFGL, from the coding sequence ATGTCTTTTAAAAAATACTTTAATTTTGCTAATTTAAGATTAGCATGGGAAAGGATGCTAAGATGGACTGATCCAACCGTCAAAGATTATTGGGGAATAAAAGTATTTGAGTCTAATTTGGATCAAAAGCTTAATCAATTATCTCAAAAATTGATTAATGGTGAATATGCACCTATTCGACCTCAAAAGTTCTATGTACCTAAGCCTTCAGGCACACAAAGAACAAAAACAAAACTGATGGTCCAGGATGCTCTCGTTTACCAAGCAATAGTCAATATTATTGCTTATGAGTCCTACGAAAAATTATCTGAATATGACTATTGTGTATTTGGTAATGTATTAAATGAAGAAGTAGAGGAGGGAGTAGAACTACTTAGCAGTGTCGATTCAGAAAAAACTCCAACTTTTTTCTTTTTTAAATCTTATCCAAATCTTTATAATGATTTTGCAACTTTTGTGAATACCATAATTGTTGAGGATGAAATCAGGTTTAAGCTAGAGACAGATATAACAGGTTTTTTTGATACCATTCCTCACTTTAGATTATTGTCAAAGTTAAGCGATGAATATTCTGTTGAGGATGAAATTCTTGAGTTGTTGTCCGATTGTCTAGATTGTTGGTCAGGAACCAGAGAGCAAGAAACATTTGATATAGGAATCCCCCAAGGTCCTGATCCTTCATTCTTCCTTGCAAATATTATTCTTCATGATTTAGATGTCCTCATGGAAGAAAAAGGTGTAGATGGTTATTGTAGATATATGGATGACATTAGAATCTATGATAATGATACTAATAATCTCTTTTCTGCAATGATAGAAATAGATAAGTATCTTAAAGGTTATGCATTATCTCTCAACTCAAGTAAAACTCAAATAAAAGAAATCTTAGATAAAGACTCTGATGATTCAATTATAGATTTTCATGTTGATTATGAGAGTGCAGATATGGAAGTGTCAAAAATCTTAGATAAGCTTTATAAAGAGCATGGTCTTGAGGATAAGTTTAGTCACCAAGCAAAACGAACTACAAAAAATAAGAAAATCACTTATGAAGAAGTTAGTGGGAAAGAGAATATTATAAAGTTTTGGAAAGAGGAGTTAAGCTTTGTTGAAAATAGATTTCCAATTTTTATAGATAATAACTCTCAAGGGCAGCTAGAACTGATTGCAACTAAGTCAAATGTGGAAAGAAAATTCCTCGATCTTGCTTTTAAGTATAGAATAGCTTTGCAAAATTTGAAGTCTCTAATAAATGTGGAAGAAACAGAATCTAATGGAGAGACTCCTAGTTTAATGTCATTGGTAAAGATTGAGGATATTGAGTCTTATGAGAATACTTTAAAATACTGGCTGTTTCTCCTTAACCAATATCCATGGAGAGCTTATCATTATTGTATGGTTTTAAATGAGTTCCCTACTGATGAAAACTTAAAAAAAGGATTATTTAAATTGATTGAAACATTTCAGTTCTATGAATGGACTGTACATCATTTGTTTCTAACACTATCAATATCTCAAAAATTTGAAGAGACTGAATTAGATGCCTTAATCGATAGTATTTCAAGGTATACAGATTATGGGAAAGTTGGTCTATACAAGCTCTTAATATATCACTGTGAGACTGAACTGCTTAATAGTAAGTTATACTCCTTATTACAAAAAGAGCCTAACAAATATTTAAAAAAGGAACTTATCGACTTTTTTATAGAAAAAAGGTCAGGAAATTTTGATTCAAATGACTTGTTTAAATCCTTTGGTCTATGA
- a CDS encoding DarT ssDNA thymidine ADP-ribosyltransferase family protein: MNKLYTKIFKEELPSKHINFAIKRVYKSTVAFPLLGRIPKDTSNTMLHLTLKFSNDTIKKVDDLYDNKLYKILRFYKFLYSDIHRYISYAYIPKMPEQNERLEKYTNHLLKLNKEINHFVKSSGERYIISKRAKLPQEHLLRLPFDGLFHMTSILNLSKILRFGLLSHKTAHNKGYLREDISNSEVNSMRDKHYDAIDLNIHDCVPLYINPKNPMLKTLQEDKRWHQLIFLKINPNILIEEHAYFSDGNAACKKTKIYQSIEQFNKLKWKWIQKDTWVNSAEIKRLRCSEVLIKDIIEMFYVEEIIFQNEKQLKVAMKFFPNHYGIKISLDSKMFELL, encoded by the coding sequence ATGAATAAACTTTACACCAAAATATTCAAAGAAGAACTTCCTAGCAAGCATATAAATTTTGCCATAAAGAGAGTATATAAATCAACAGTTGCCTTCCCCCTTCTAGGTCGAATACCTAAAGACACATCAAATACAATGCTCCATCTGACTCTTAAATTTTCAAATGATACTATCAAAAAAGTCGATGATTTATATGATAATAAGCTATACAAAATTTTAAGGTTTTACAAGTTCTTATATTCTGATATTCACAGATATATTAGTTATGCGTATATCCCTAAAATGCCCGAACAAAACGAACGCTTAGAGAAATACACAAACCACCTTCTTAAATTGAATAAAGAAATCAATCATTTCGTCAAATCAAGTGGTGAAAGGTATATTATTTCAAAGAGAGCAAAGCTGCCCCAAGAACATCTATTAAGGCTCCCCTTTGATGGATTATTCCATATGACAAGTATTCTGAACTTATCTAAAATTCTTCGATTTGGCCTATTATCTCATAAAACTGCTCACAATAAAGGATATCTCAGGGAAGATATCTCCAATAGCGAAGTAAACTCAATGAGAGACAAGCATTATGATGCAATTGATTTAAATATCCATGATTGTGTTCCTTTGTATATCAACCCCAAAAATCCTATGCTCAAAACTCTTCAAGAAGACAAACGATGGCATCAATTAATCTTCTTAAAAATAAATCCTAATATATTAATTGAAGAGCATGCCTATTTTTCAGATGGGAACGCAGCTTGTAAGAAAACAAAGATATATCAATCAATAGAACAGTTTAATAAATTAAAGTGGAAATGGATCCAAAAAGATACTTGGGTAAATAGTGCAGAAATAAAACGGCTTAGATGCTCAGAAGTACTAATTAAAGACATCATTGAGATGTTTTATGTAGAAGAGATCATTTTCCAAAATGAGAAACAGCTAAAAGTAGCAATGAAATTCTTCCCAAATCACTATGGTATTAAGATTTCGCTAGATAGTAAAATGTTTGAGCTATTGTAA